The sequence below is a genomic window from Lolium perenne isolate Kyuss_39 chromosome 7, Kyuss_2.0, whole genome shotgun sequence.
ATAAGTGAGAATACATAGATTTCACTGTGAATTTCCCTGATTTTGTCCATTTCCATTTTGGCCTATCAGTCTGACCAGGAATAGCAGCACATGCTAGTGTGTCTTGTAGTTTTTTCTATTCTATTTGAAGACAGcaatttctttcttcttctttttggaAAGTGAGACGCTTTGTTGTTTGGTTAAAAAATCAGAGTTAGGACTAATACTTAAGAAAGTGTTTTCTTAATCAAAGTCCAAGGCCCTATATTTGTAAATTAACCGAAGAGAATTGTTGATTTAAGTATAGAAAAGGTACAACACACCCAAAACATTGTCCAACCTGACTACCAACACAGACACGAGACACGTCGTCGAGGATGAGATAGTTATAATTTCAACACAAAGCCCATGCAGCTAATGTCAAACAGTGTGCCAACACATCGAGGATGACCCTAGCTCACAATTAGGGTTTTTTTTATTTGAAGTGTATTCTAGGGGATTGGAGAGAATTATCCTGAATCCTGAGATTTAGATTGCGCGAAAATAATATTACATCATCAGCATCAGTAACATGTTGGAAGTCCTATGTTTACAAAAAAGAGGAGCAGAGCTCACTATTTGCATCAATGAAACAAAGGTTTTACATTGTATCAGGTTTACAGATTGGCCGACAAGCCAATTTAAGGGAATCCCACAACTCAATACGCCATATGCTCTCAGAATCCTTCTGTCAGAGATCATTCTTCGTTCGAAGCTTCTACCGGAACGATCAGACCCAGGCTATGTGAAGCAGTTCCCCACACTCTTCTGTCCAGGAGAAGCATCATTTCACTAGTATTTATTGTGTGTCTTTGCAGAATTCACCTAGGATCCTGAAACCGAAGTTCATTTTGTAAGGTACAGAGACTCCAAAGGGACGCAGCACATAAGTTAATTCTGACAGAGTGTTTGTTGGAAGTGAGCCACCACCCAGAAATGTCGTCAACTGATTCGGGCTGTGTACATTAAAAAAAACCTGCTGTGAACTCCCAAAGTCGACTAGCAATAACACATACAAAGAATAGTGTTCTACAGTTTCACTCCACAAAAATGTTGTTGGAAGCAAATATACCGAATACAGATAAAACCAAGAAAGTGTTTGGTGCAGTAACAGTTTGAGAATACACCGTGATTGAAATGTTTCCTGAGGGTAATGGCATACAAATGCAGTACAATACAAGTATACAACTTTGGTTCAAGAACTATATTCTGATTACAGAAGATGGTTACTGGTTCAAGAACTATATTCTGATTACAGAAGATGGTTACGACAGAACTTTCGGAGAAAAGGCTGAAGCCTGCTTTTATATAAAAGCAACACACAAACACAGAGTACTGGGAGAATTTAACCCTTACAAAGTTCGAACACCACAGAACGAAGAAAAACAACAGAAGCTCCAGGGAGCACCTAGTTACAAACTACACTACTAGCGAGCAACTAGATAAACTGGAGACTACTGCTAAAAGCTCAACCAACACCTCGGCGTGGTTTTATCAGGAAGAAGGAACCTTTAGCCCCCATCTTCAGTTTCTTGATTATCACCACACACTCCTCTTCACGCTTTGCCGGTCACAGAAGTTTCCACTGCGGAAGTAAGGATATCATTTTGAAGATGTTATACATGGGGGAGCTACATATATTATCATTGAACACTAAATCATTCCGAGCAAGCCAAATGGACCAGAGCAGTGCCCCAATCACTGCCCACGCACTGTAATTGGAGCGCAAACCCGGAGATTTCAGACCCATGCTAGCAAAGTCATCAAAAGTTTTGACAGAGATCAGTAAGAACAGAAAGGATCGCATTGCATATTCAGAATCAGATCGGTAGCCTGCACGATGGTCTAATGAACATGATTTGACAGAGATTTACTTCCTCCTTCATCCAATGCTGAGCCACACTGTAACCATGGAAGGAGAGGCAACACCTCTGCTGTGCTTTATCACAACAGTTTGGAAACTTGGAACTTGGCGCTTAACTGATTCTATTGAAATTCAAAAGCCCGCCCAGACTTTTGGTGTGCAAAAGTTCCCGGTACCAAAGTTAAATCTAAATCTTAAATCAGAGAAAACTCCTCAGCACACAGATCAGGACAGACAGGATTCTCAAGAGAACAATAGATCGGACAGGTGATTCTAAAATAGTTCAAACCAAAGGTTCAGAATCTGAATCCTACACTGAAACAAAAATAAGTCCGTAAACATGCTCATAGTAGTAGTATACCCCCAGACACAGATTGAAACTGGCACGACTCAGATAGTCAGATTGAACAAGCAACTGATTCTAAACTGAAAGCCCGCCCAATTCTTTCATGTGCAAAATTTTCAAGTGTCGAAAGTTAAATCTAAATCAGAGGAAGCTACTCAGCACATAGATCATACCAGTACTAAATTAGTTcaaaccaaaagttcagaaactggCACCTACAATGAAACCAAAACAAAGTCGCGCCAAGAAGCTGGCAGTGGTAAGACTTAATACTATATCCCAGATTAAGAAGGACATGAGTCAGATTCGAAGCGATGGTAACATTTCTTCAGATTGAAACAGTAGCGATATTCCACAGGCAGCAAATTTCTTACAAGACGACATGCTCAGAACAAACTCAGACATCTAACTACAGAGTACCAGCGATTTCACCTAAAGACGACACAGAAGAGAGGAGCCACTCTCCGAGAACACAAGACAGCAGCCTAGGCGGAAGTGAACTTGGTGACGGCCTTGGTGCCCTCGGAGACGGCGTGCTTGGCGAGCTCGCCGGGGAGGACGAGGCGGACGGAGGTCTGGATCTCCCGGGAGGTGATGGTGGGCTTCTTGTTGTAGCGCGCGAGCTTGGCGGACTCGCCGGCGAGCTTCTCGAAAATATCGTTGATGAAGGAGTTCATGATGGACATGGCCTTGGAGGAGATGCCGATGTCCGGGTGCACCTGCTTGAGCACCTTGAAGATGTAGATCTTGTAGGTCTCGACGGACTTCTTGGccttcttcttgcccttcttgccCTCGCCGCCCTCCTTGGCCGCCGCCTTCCCCGCCGGCAGCCGCTTCtccgccttgggcttcttgccgGCCGGGGCCTTCTCGGCCGCAGGCTCCTCCTCCACGGGCTTCTTCGCCGCCGGCTTCTTCTCCGCCTTGGGGGCCATGGGTGGTGCTGGGGGAGGTGCGGTGGTGTGGGTTCTCGCCGGAAGGTGGAGGAAAGAGTGGGGATTTGAGATGCCTGGGGACGATCGGGGGCGGACGATTATATACGAGGAGGAGGTGCGCGCTGATTGGTGGAGGGGGTGTGCCACGGATCGGTTTCGCAGACTGATACCAGCCGTTCACCGCTCTTTGGGATGGACGGCCAAGGTGCGTCTCGACTCGGATCGCTAACCTCGCGTCTCGCGAAAAGGTAGAGGCGGGAGGCGATTGGCTTCGGCGCGCGCGTGTACCAATTGTTTTTTCATGTGCAAAATTTTTCGGTACCGAAAGTTAAATCTAAATCAGAGAAAACTACTACTACCTACCTCCTCCGTACTGATTTACAGGGCAAATACGCATTTGAAGAAATAAGTTTAACTACAGATTTAGTCaacaaaatataaaatatataccACAAAAACTATACCATTGAATTCATATTCAAAAACAGTTTCAAATATTATAATTTTTgtgatatatattttatatttcatTAACTAAATTAGTAACTCAAATTTTTTCTCGAAATACATAATTACCATGTAAATCAGTATGGACGGAGTACTAACTCCGGACGTAATTAATCAACACAGCCCCTCCGCATTGATTAAATTCAACCGAATGGAGTAGTACTATGTTTTTAATGGTATTCACCATTAAAAATCCAATAGCACATACCATTAAAAACATAGTAGATCACACCACGGATAGGATTATCAAAAAAAAGGTAATATGATAACTTATATAATACTTCAAAGCATAAATTCAAGATACGACTCCTACATTGAAACCTCTGGTCACCAAAAGTGACCGCATGCGCACATTTGGGTCGGGCCGTGGACACGAAGTTGGCCTCCTTTGGTGATATGTTTGTTTGGGTCGGCGtatctgttgcggtcaaaacccaccggcgggcagcgacgggcaacacagtagagccgggaacaacttagggctgcggctggccctggtccctccgagcgacggcccgcaaagcctctggtacacacgtccgatgctgatgcaagggcgtgccacctgacctatacctggtcagaaaggtgatggagatgcctcgcttagtttcctgcatggcatacacgtaaacattaaatacgagcctcgatcagctctcaggttatcctgtgaatcggctcaaggagccgatccacccatgattcgtacggggtgcacgaatatatggtggtcctgcttgatcaagataaagctaattcgatctacgacgatttagggttttcaccgcataatcggatcatcctactcacgattgggcctcgcggccacgcacggtgatcgtaagccgatcctagatagggcctaaaaaaccaacacgaggttgatccccggaacatcctgtctaggactagcaaacgacaccctacgtgccgctggatcctccaaccctttgtaaggcctaactattgcagatattaaactaatccttgtagaacaaggagcaaccgtaacggatcggatctactaaataatgatcaagcggggtgccgtccctacacctaagataggtgtaagggcggctagatatacaagggttgcactacgacagcatatgatacgaagaactatgctaaccctaacacatctatgataactacgttgctcgccatcaaaaaggcttcagtacgagcaacgcatgaacaacattaagcttatgctgcctagatcgcaagatgcgatctaggcagcatgatgcttaccggtagaaaccctcgagacgaaggagttggcgatgcgccgagattgatttgttggttgaacgttggttgttgtttatttcataaaccctagatacatatttatagtccaggggactttctagcgtgggaataatccccaccgtgcacgagacaaactctatctaaacgacacgtatcctactatattacagatacacgggccaactagcccaaactttgcgtaacaggccgattcatgtatttctttcaTGTactttcttcaaatccatcttgatcgcggcccacctctgactcggtcaaattctggtgataacacatgcccccctggttttggaattgataattccaaaatcactctgcttttccttcgttgggtcatgtcgtggcagaactgtcacagtatccttcatcatgatgccttgccttctcaacttctccgcgtgacctggtagttttttttttcttttaggcaccacttcctcggaaactgctgtgacattgaatttccactatatccccttttatttaaccgctccgaacagtttatttccgcatccccttcgcattagcactcccaaaagccctcctgcgccaccatgtcttcttcctcctctgctccatcggatctttccagccagtcctcctcttcccgcgagccgacgccggagccgaaccaggaggaggtccacgcggcgaacacccgtcgcgccatcgaagccggggaggagtccagccatgacttctccgtctggtctgaggacgataagtccttgaccgacggggaaagcgacctccgcttcctcgccgacggggaaacggaggaggagagcgatgacgatcgcttctcctgcgacttcacctcttccgagaaggaggaggaggacgacccctcctccgacgagccgccggccaaacggttctgtccctggccggggaacctcagcgacttcgacagcgacgacgacgacgctgacgaggaagacgaggacaatgagggcccggtcggcggccattggagcagcgatgacgagcccgccgggagtagcgc
It includes:
- the LOC127316868 gene encoding histone H2B.2; the protein is MAPKAEKKPAAKKPVEEEPAAEKAPAGKKPKAEKRLPAGKAAAKEGGEGKKGKKKAKKSVETYKIYIFKVLKQVHPDIGISSKAMSIMNSFINDIFEKLAGESAKLARYNKKPTITSREIQTSVRLVLPGELAKHAVSEGTKAVTKFTSA